The Euphorbia lathyris chromosome 8, ddEupLath1.1, whole genome shotgun sequence genome has a window encoding:
- the LOC136204272 gene encoding L-gulonolactone oxidase 3 — MFFYLSYLLLLWSAVNAIPPPPVVQCNTTFCTLYNSYGVWNDRKPCDFLNVTYPKTEQDVRFAVAFANKHNLKLQVISRFSHTIPKLACPHSNSFLISTLNYNSAIEIDKPNLAVTVDAGVGLRQLIDKVEEAGLSLVAAPYWEGVTIAGLISTGAHGSSWWGKGGAVHDHVIGISLVVPATESQGFAKIIRVGPKDPLLNAAKVSLGKLGVISKVKLSLEPAFKRIITYNFTNDDHIEDMFIDHGKEYEFGDITWYPSRHTAVYRYDKRVPLDVNGDGVFDFIGFQDNSIVVSQSTRAAEKALEKSRNVNGKCLLANSFVGYKKLVGNGLKKGLIFTGYPVIGYQGKMQTSGSCLYSPAARIDSSCSWDPRINGLLFYESTAIFPASKFGDFIRDLKKLRDLNPDNFCGVDIYNGFLIRFIKASEAYLGQSEDSVVVDFNYYRANDPSTPRLNQDVWEEVEQMAFFKYKAKPHWAKNRNLAFIDVRSKYPNLGKFLEAKKKLDPENMFSSEWSDEILLGKGEVKADGCALEGQCICTEDRHCSPGNGYFCRQGLVFTEAKVCRYSTTPSSASYIY, encoded by the exons ATGTTCTTCTACTTATCTTATCTTCTCCTTCTTTGGTCTGCCGTCAATGCCATTCCTCCGCCTCCGGTGGTTCAATGCAACACTACCTTCTGCACCCTCTACAACTCCTACGGTGTATGGAACGATAGAAAGCCATGTGATTTCCTCAATGTCACTTACCCTAAAACAGAACAAGATGTGCGATTCGCTGTAGCATTCGCAAATAAACACAATCTCAAGCTTCAAGTCATTAGCAGATTTTCCCACACTATTCCCAAATTGGCTTGCCCTCACTCTAACTCCTTCCTCATAAGCACACTCAATTACAACTCCGCCATTGAAATTGATAAGCCTAATTTAGCTGTCACAGTAGATGCCGGAGTTGGCTTGCGCCAATTGATCGATAAAGTTGAAGAGGCCGGATTGAGCTTGGTAGCAGCTCCCTATTGGGAAGGGGTGACCATAGCTGGACTTATTAGCACCGGGGCACACGGAAGTTCCTGGTGGGGGAAAGGCGGAGCAGTTCACGATCATGTTATCGGAATTAGCCTTGTAGTTCCAGCAACTGAATCACAAGGATTTGCTAAAATTATCAGAGTTGGCCCCAAGGATCCTCTGCTTAATGCGGCTAAAGTATCATTAGGAAAATTGGGTGTCATATCCAAG GTGAAATTGTCATTGGAGCCTGCATTTAAAAGAATCATAACATATAATTTCACAAATGATGATCATATAGAGGATATGTTCATTGATCATGGGAAGGAATATGAATTTGGTGATATTACTTGGTATCCATCAAGGCATACAGCAGTCTACAGATATGACAAGAGAGTTCCTCTGGATGTCAATGGCGATGGAGTTTTCGATTTTATTGGATTTCAGGACAATTCTATTGTGGTATCTCAATCAACAAGAGCAGCAG AGAAAGCATTGGAGAAATCGAGGAATGTGAATGGAAAGTGTTTGCTGGCAAATTCATTTGTGGGTTACAAGAAGTTAGTGGGCAATGGATTAAAGAAGGGCTTAATCTTCACAGGATATCCTGTAATTGGGTATCAGGGGAAAATGCAGACATCAGGCTCTTGCTTATATTCACCAGCAGCAAGAATCGATAGCTCCTGCTCTTGGGATCCAAGAATCAACGGCCTCTTGTTTTATGAATCAACAGCAATCTTTCCTGCATCAAAGTTCGGAGATTTTATTAGAGATTTGAAGAAACTGAGAGACCTTAATCCTGACAACTTCTGTGGGGTTGATATCTATAATGGGTTCCTGATAAGATTCATAAAAGCTTCTGAGGCATATTTAGGGCAATCTGAGGACTCAGTTGTAGTTGATTTCAACTATTACAGAGCTAATGATCCTTCAACTCCAAGATTAAACCAAGACGTATGGGAAGAAGTAGAGCAAATGGCTTTCTTCAAGTATAAGGCTAAACCACATTGGGCTAAAAATAGAAACCTGGCTTTCATTGATGTGAGGAGCAAGTATCCTAATTTGGGGAAATTTCTGGAAGCCAAGAAGAAATTGGATCCAGAAAATATGTTCTCTAGTGAATGGTCTGATGAGATATTGTTAGGGAAAGGAGAGGTGAAAGCGGATGGTTGTGCCTTGGAAGGCCAATGTATATGCACAGAGGACAGGCATTGCAGTCCGGGAAATGGGTATTTTTGCAGACAAGGTCTGGTTTTCACAGAAGCTAAGGTCTGCAGGTATTCAACAACACCTTCATCTGCCTCGTATATATATTGA